One genomic segment of Ipomoea triloba cultivar NCNSP0323 chromosome 9, ASM357664v1 includes these proteins:
- the LOC116029911 gene encoding uncharacterized protein LOC116029911, which translates to MGDCSMYTKRTQGQKAMPFVGLYAAAASTICSIAMLLNSMYKQLSFYKHTKTFHFSSKYFALNATWLTLLAVATKLTGDLTTQMPSPRDNLTKISSTAFLTMAMGNFFTTLASMTDKDILINVTALGILVTTVLVNLCIQLSTHVLEFSLFPKILFIMVLLVCTFITIVCSALAVPAIKKRSESKYQTIHNHIQLLEGQQHTVEEMRLSITKYWVMAASASPQFMMTRLATFIYVGCICQLCSFVSDLERFLMDDAFDNWTSHCHQESDYKWSVKLILFSQYFPIIGNLDWYILLRILCSKYENNGIKINMKEFIIESYWTEKLVEWRQSSIPVRINRGRVRKFLHNIKAWILTLCIRLQTVVVMWCKLSCVVFYYTMLPFVFIMYHLEKCIVVLRGSSDEMIDYSCYLILLEGEEKEKFPATFLKNIVDSVDVHIEKGKMKQPKKLLDLLNQSFSFDGVREFDSNRVSSLLYDELPNCWALPIVTLTSIAITLPNIESQHVDWLVSSVDEGLHYVRLIDALDEKHYLKGIKSAADVVWVGVELHKKWLDVDLETKVTGQVNSAKEIIQALSVEAERIVMEFWCEENPLYWPSNVLAANSMYRVSNTILLCYENDECRPEEVFRKLICMIADILAACLTNLSHLIATKCSCNAIEQREKNVREAAVLVGETENILKHFKERQITSIGPDHPLYIDDWRRWMERRIPNISTSATYNGALSTVPYS; encoded by the coding sequence ATGGGTGACTGTTCCATGTATACAAAGAGAACGCAAGGGCAGAAAGCGATGCCATTTGTAGGCCTTTATGCAGCAGCTGCCTCCACCATCTGCTCCATTGCAATGCTCCTTAACTCCATGTACAAACAATTATCTTTCTACAAACACACCAAGACCTTCCACTTCTCAAGCAAATACTTCGCTCTCAATGCAACTTGGCTCACTCTATTAGCCGTGGCAACCAAGCTCACAGGAGATCTCACAACCCAGATGCCCTCACCCAGAGATAACCTCACAAAAATCAGTAGCACTGCTTTCTTAACCATGGCGATGGGTAATTTTTTCACCACACTGGCTTCCATGACTGACAAAGATATTCTAATCAATGTCACTGCTTTGGGCATATTGGTAACCACTGTTCTTGTCAATCTATGCATCCAACTAAGTACCCATGTACTCGAATTCTCATTATTTCCCAAAATCTTATTTATTATGGTTTTGTTGGTCTGTACATTCATAACAATTGTGTGTTCGGCTTTAGCAGTTCCAGCAATTAAGAAACGCTCAGAATCTAAGTATCAGACAATTCATAATCATATACAGTTATTGGAAGGGCAACAACACACGGTTGAAGAGATGAGATTAAGCATTACAAAGTATTGGGTGATGGCAGCCTCTGCTAGCCCCCAATTTATGATGACAAGGTTGGCGACCTTCATTTATGTCGGGTGCATCTGTCAATTGTGTTCTTTTGTTTCAGATTTAGAACGGTTTCTCATGGATGATGCATTTGATAATTGGACTTCTCACTGTCATCAGGAATCTGATTACAAGTGGTCAGTAAAATTGATTCTATTCTCTCAATATTTTCCCATTATAGGAAACCTAGATTGGTACATTCTTCTCCGTATCTTATGTTCTAAGTATGAGAATAATGGGATCAAAATCAATATGAAAGAATTCATCATAGAATCCTATTGGACTGAAAAGCTGGTGGAATGGAGACAGAGTTCAATACCTGTGAGGATTAATAGAGGCAGGGTTAGAAAATTTCTCCACAACATAAAAGCTTGGATCTTGACACTCTGCATTAGACTCCAGACCGTGGTTGTCATGTGGTGCAAGTTAAGTTGTGTTGTCTTTTATTACACCATGCTTCCATTTGTATTTATCATGTATCATTTAGAAAAATGTATCGTCGTCCTTAGGGGCTCATCAGATGAGATGATAGATTATAGCTGCTATCTTATACTActtgaaggagaagaaaaagaaaaattcccAGCAACGTTCTTGAAAAACATTGTTGATTCGGTGGATGTACATATTGAGAAGGGTAAGATGAAGCAGCCAAAGAAACTCTTGGATCTTCTCAATCAAAGTTTCTCCTTTGACGGGGTGAGAGAATTTGATAGTAACCGAGTTTCAAGTTTATTATATGATGAACTTCCTAATTGTTGGGCACTTCCAATAGTGACACTAACGAGCATCGCCATTACACTTCCAAACATCGAAAGCCAGCATGTTGATTGGTTGGTAAGTAGTGTTGACGAAGGCCTCCACTATGTACGCCTAATAGATGCCTTGGATGAGAAGCATTACTTGAAAGGCATAAAAAGTGCAGCGGATGTAGTTTGGGTGGGAGTTGAGCTTCACAAGAAGTGGTTGGACGTTGATCTTGAGACAAAAGTTACTGGCCAAGTAAATTCTGCAAAGGAGATTATTCAAGCTCTTTCTGTTGAAGCTGAAAGGATTGTCATGGAGTTTTGGTGTGAGGAAAATCCTCTTTATTGGCCTTCAAATGTCTTAGCGGCTAATTCAATGTACAGGGTTAGCAATACCATTCTGCTATGCTATGAAAATGATGAGTGCCGACCTGAAGAGGTTTTTCGAAAGTTAATTTGCATGATTGCAGACATATTGGCGGCTTGTCTTACCAATTTGTCGCATTTGATAGCTACCAAGTGCAGTTGCAATGCCATAGAGCAAAGGGAGAAAAATGTCCGTGAAGCAGCTGTCCTTGTGGGTGAAACTGAGAATATCTTGAAGCATTTCAAAGAGCGCCAAATTACAAGCATTGGTCCCGACCATCCATTATACATTGATGATTGGCGTCGATGGATGGAGAGACGAATCCCAAATATTTCAACTTCTGCAACATACAATGGAGCACTCTCTACTGTTCCATATTCTTGA
- the LOC116029912 gene encoding uncharacterized protein LOC116029912, translating to MSYYQLADSPLGSKNMGDIDSPMPIIGVYVAAASMACSFAMFLNSCLTFINSFPKFNFRFSGNFFTLNATWLTLLAVATKVAADLTTPKSSYLDNQAKVMNTVFLTVAMGNFFTSLGSMNNTDILTNLTALSILVITVVVDLYIQLRFHLFDRQSSSVIIIQIALLFCTWMTIVCTGLAVPAIKKRAESKYQKLVSDERQRQMEAGQQHYRVEELRLSITKYWVMAATGSPQLLMKRLVTFVYTNIICLFSGFISFRSLFNGVRTGFNSASRRNQSEYKSSINMILLSQYYVTLPTVVIATIFMISVVGYKYENNGIRISREEVTIESYWTEKLVEWRQRSILMKFKRRTLKKFIHSIKSLILTFCILIQNLNVMWCKFCSVISFYSVLPLVLLVNPLGKLINHYLGKLFRKKKVSNDKRTPEVDLNCFVILLEGEKQFPKKLLRGIINRVDKLVEMGNKQRPHNLFNLLNQSFSFGGVVEFDSNRVSSLLSSEPPNCWTLPVVTLTSIAIAIPNIASGHVDWLVSSANEGLRYASLIDVLDGKCGLKSIKNAADVVWVGVELHRKWLDMDLKRKTGEINSVKDIIQDLTNVSERIVMEFSSKENKMIVENPLYWPANVLAANSMYRITRTILLYYEDGECHAEELFRKLICMIADILAACLNNLPHMIYTKCISSAIEERLESVRDAAIIFGETEDILNFVEERKLSSIGPSKPLCIDEWRGWIEQQVTTVSSSATSNGASSVESNEHVVLQILA from the coding sequence ATGAGTTACTACCAACTGGCAGATAGTCCTTTAGGTAGCAAAAATATGGGAGATATTGATTCTCCGATGCCAATTATAGGCGTTTATGTAGCGGCTGCGTCTATGGCTTGTTCCTTTGCAATGTTCTTAAACTCATGTTTGACCTTCATTAACTCCTTTCCCAAATTTAATTTTCGCTTCTCCGGCAATTTCTTCACTCTCAATGCAACTTGGTTGACACTATTAGCTGTGGCTACCAAGGTGGCAGCCGATCTCACAACTCCCAAGTCGTCTTACCTAGATAATCAGGCAAAAGTTATGAACACAGTTTTCTTAACTGTGGCGATGGGTAATTTTTTTACCTCTCTGGGCTCTATGAATAACACAGATATTTTAACCAACCTCACCGCTTTGAGCATATTGGTGATCACCGTGGTTGTCGATTTATACATCCAACTACGTTTCCATCTGTTTGATCGCCAATCATCTTCGGTAATCATCATCCAAATTGCTTTGTTGTTCTGCACATGGATGACAATTGTGTGTACGGGTCTAGCAGTTCCAGCAATTAAGAAACGCGCAGAATCAAAGTATCAGAAGCTAGTTTCAGATGAGAGGCAGAGACAGATGGAAGCTGGGCAACAACATTATAGAGTTGAAGAGCTTAGATTGAGCATTACAAAGTATTGGGTGATGGCAGCAACTGGTAGCCCCCAGCTTCTGATGAAAAGGTTGGTCACCTTCGTTTATACCAATATCATCTGCCTATTTTCTGGATTTATTTCATTCCGATCACTTTTTAATGGGGTGAGGACTGGTTTTAACTCGGCGTCTAGACGAAATCAATCTGAATATAAGTCTTCGATCAACATGATTTTACTTTCACAATATTATGTCACGTTACCGACTGTGGTCATAGCTACAATCTTCATGATTAGTGTGGTTGGTTACAAGTATGAGAACAATGGGATCAGAATCAGTAGAGAAGAAGTCACAATTGAGTCCTATTGGACGGAAAAATTGGTGGAGTGGAGGCAGAGATCAATACTTATGAAGTTTAAGAGACGCACactcaaaaaatttattcacaGCATAAAATCTTTGATCTTGACTTTTTGCATATTAATTCAGAATCTGAATGTAATGTGGTGTAAGTTTTGTAGTGTTATCTCTTTTTATTCTGTGCTTCCATTAGTACTTTTAGTTAATCCTTTAggcaaattaattaatcattatttAGGCAAATTGTTCCGCAAAAAGAAAGTTTCAAATGACAAGAGGACACCAGAGGTAGATCTCAATTGCTTTGTAATACTACTTGAAGGAGAAAAGCAAttcccaaaaaaattattgagagGGATTATTAATAGGGTGGATAAACTTGTAGAGATGGGTAACAAGCAACGGCCACACAACCTATTTAATCTTCTCAATCAAAGTTTCTCTTTTGGTGGCGTGGTAGAATTTGATAGCAATCGAGTTTCAAGTCTATTGTCTAGTGAACCTCCGAATTGTTGGACACTTCCGGTGGTGACACTAACAAGCATCGCCATTGCAATTCCAAACATCGCAAGTGGACATGTTGATTGGTTGGTAAGCAGTGCTAATGAAGGCCTCCGCTATGCAAGCCTCATAGATGTCCTGGATGGGAAATGTGGGTTGAAAAGTATTAAAAATGCAGCAGATGTTGTGTGGGTGGGAGTTGAGCTTCATAGGAAATGGTTAGACATGGATCTTAAAAGAAAAACGGGAGAAATAAATTCTGTTAAGGATATTATTCAAGATCTTACTAATGTATCTGAAAGGATTGTAATGGAGTTTAGCTCTAAAGAGAACAAAATGATAGTGGAAAATCCACTATATTGGCCTGCGAATGTTTTAGCTGCAAATTCAATGTACAGAATTACTCGAACCATTCTGCTATACTATGAAGATGGTGAGTGCCATGCTGAAGAATTGTTTAGGAAGTTAATTTGCATGATTGCAGACATATTGGCGGCTTGTCTTAATAATTTGCCGCATATGATATATACTAAGTGCATAAGCAGTGCAATTGAGGAAAGGCTAGAAAGTGTTCGAGATGCAGCTATCATTTTCGGGGAAACAGAAGATATTCTAAACTTTGTTGAAGAGCGTAAACTTTCAAGCATTGGTCCTAGTAAAccattatgcattgatgaatgGCGTGGATGGATTGAGCAACAAGTAACAACAGTTTCATCTTCTGCAACAAGCAATGGAGCATCCTCTGTAGAGTCCAATGAACATGTTGTTCTTCAAATATTAGCTTGA